The Lepidochelys kempii isolate rLepKem1 chromosome 2, rLepKem1.hap2, whole genome shotgun sequence genomic interval CCAAAAACGTGTGTCATGCTGACCCACTTCTTCTTGAAAACTAATTTAGGGTTTTTGGCAAAGATCCTGTACTAGCTATGAGTGATGTTCTGATCCCAAGAATGTTGAAGTGTCCAATGATTATCCTAATTATTGTTATTGTGTTTATAGAAGTGGGAAGACCCTGAGGGAAAGGAGAACCAGGAAGTGGGATGAGTAAGGCTAAAGGAATGGTTAGCTGCACATACACAGAGAGGTTCATCATGCTTTTTCCTTTAACTGACCTGACTGGTATAATTGATGTTTTATAAGAACAgtgtttttcccctttctgtgcctagCACACTTAAGAATGCACATACTAGTCTCAGTGGTAGAAGTggaattttaaaaagagacacTGAACTTGAAATCAAGCCAGTTAAAAAATAGAAGTTCAAAGAAGTTTGAGGTAATACAGCTGCCTCTAAGTCCTACTGCCAATGTTTGTTGTGCTACCAACACCacattccttcccccccacccctcctatCTCCCCTCTTGCTCCGTGAAATACACACACCAAAAACCAGGAGGAAAGAGACTATAGTGAAATCATGATAATGACTATACAGAAAGAGGTCCAAAATAGCTCAGAACTTCAGGGAGTGCTGCAAGATACATCATCTTAGGAGAGCTGCTGAAGAAGTGAATATTGGTTGGGGCAATGTTTAGAGAAAAATagggaatttatttttaaacttcctGGATATTTAGTATTATAAATATgatgttatttttaattattgtatTTTAAGCATGTTAGAGACACCTAAATTTGCAGATAACCACCTCTTATTTCACATATGTAAAGAATAAATGCCCAAACTAAAAAAGtagaaatattttttgtagtCTCATTCAGTTATAATAATCTTAGACAATACTCACAACACTAGTagacaaaaaaattcaaacagaagAAGTGTGATTTTGAAggtaatttttaaattatatgaTCTAAAATGGAATTAATCTTGATGATTGTAGGAAAAATAATTTCCTGATCTAGCATAGAGAAAATAATTATGTCTGTCATGTTACACCTATGTTAACACCCACTCTTGTTCTAATTCATTGGTGATGCAGTTCAATCAATGACACAGTAAAAATGTCTGAATTCTATCTACATTGCAGCTTTCTTCATTGCTACCACCAGTGAAGTTGTACCAATGGTGAGTTATGGCTAGAGTTTGGCATTGAAGACAAGGCCTTGCAGGCTCATGTCGACATCCAGCATTCTAAATTTACATAGTACCTCCATTTGTGAAGTGACCATTTAACAAAATATGATGGATCTTTATTCTACTGAAGGGGACATTCTTAGGTTAAAAACTGTGTATCTTGAAAACTAAATCTCCTTACTTATGTTACTAATAAGTTCACAGATGAAAGTTGAAATAGATTTTTAACAGTTCACTTTTATTCATTTATGctgttcagtttattttttttgtcCAAGCTGACTGACATGCATAAGTAGCTAATTTGCAGTCAGTTTTACTCTAGCAGGATGCTGCAGTGTTTAGGTTGCTAACATTGCAGGgcaatgattattttttaaaataaaaactaaactaAGATAAAATTTCCAatgttgccaaccccaagtgttcaaaaatcataacTCTGGTCCCACTCTAAAAAATGAGGTGGACTCAAAAATTcttatttcttaaaaataagaatgattggttctttttatttgccttctggtttctgagccttgaTGATACACATTTATGAGGTTTTTTCCTCTTACCATGAGGGTTAggaacttacattttaaaaactgaaagctgagattctgacttAATCACTTAATTTTAACAgatggagctttaagaaaaacaccaagtatCATGATACTCGAAATAAGATCACAAGAGTCATCAACACTGAATTTGACCTGATTAGTTCACTAGAATCCACTGATTACTGAAGATTGCAAGCTGTGTGTGGGAGCCAACTTTTGACTATGTTAAAATTATTTCCTTCAATTTTGTATTCTCAATATTCTGTGAGAAAGGAAAAGTACAACTGTACAGCCTAAATATTTTCTCCCTCACAAAGCACATGTATTAGTGTGTTTTATTATATATTGGTAATTTCAGTGTGCATATTTAATCTTAGTGTTATTAACATCTAATTGTAACAGATATTGCAATCATATGCAATATCTTTGCAGGCCATACTGTATTACAGTTATGAAtgatttatagaatcatagaaatgttggactggaagggaccttgttaggtcatctagtccagtcccctgcactggaggtagggctaaggcaggggttctcaaatggaGTCGTGACCCTCAGGGGGTCACCAGGTTATTAAATGGGGAGTCACAAGCTgttagcctccaccccaaacacagcttcacctccagcatttataatagcattaactattaaaaaaaaagtgtttttaatttatggaggAGGGTGGCattcagaggtttgctgtgtgaaaggggtcaccagtacaaaagtttgagaaccactaggctaagtattatctagaccatccctgacaagtgtttgtttaaactgttcttaaaaacctccaatgacagagattccacaaccttcctacgTAATGTGTTCCAatgtttaactaccctgacagttaggaaacttttaatgtctaacctaaatctcccttgctgcaatgtaagcccattacttcttatcctgtcCTTAGCAGTTacagagaacaatttatcactcttcttataacagccttttatgtatttgaaaattgCTATcactctcaggcctggtctacactaggagtttatgtcagatttagcagagttaaatcaaattaaccctgcacccgtccacacaatgaagccatttttttcgacacaaagggctcttaaaaccgatttctgtactcctccacAACGagtggattagcgctgaaatcgacatagccatttcgaattagggttagtgtggacgcatttCGAAGGTATTgtcctccgggagctatcccacagtgcaccattgtgaccgctctggacagcactctgaactcggatgcactggccaggtgtacaggaaaagccctgggaacttttgaatctcatttcctgtttggccaggcgagcacatcggcacaggtgaccatgcagtcccagaatcgaaaaagagctccagcatggaccgaatgggaggtactggatctgatcgctgtatgggaagaggaatctgtgctatcagaactacgttccaaaagacgaaatgccaaaacatttcaaaaaatctccaaggccatgagggacagaggctacatcagggacgcaacacagtgccgcatgaaacttaaggagctcagacaagcgtaccagaaaaccaaatcAAACGggcgctccgggacagagccccagacatgccacttctacgctgagctgcatgtaattctgccaccactaccccacccctgtctgtggactccgatgatggggtactctctgccatgcctgaggagtttgcggatggggaagatgaggaggaggaggacgagcttgaggagagcacacagcacaccattctccccgacagccaggaactttttatcaccctgactgaagtaccctcccaacccaacaaagCAAGAGAAggtacctctggtgagtgtacctttttaaatagaatacatgttataaaagcaagcgttttttaatgattaagtagccctgaggacttgggatgcatttgtgaccagtacagctactggaaaagtctgttaacgtgtctggggatggagtggaaatcctccagggacatctccatgaagctctcctggaggtcctctaaaagcctttgcagaaggtttctggggaaagcagccttattccatcctccatggtaggacgctttaccaagccatgctagtagcaagtaatctggtatcattgcatgacaaagcctggcagcgtatggtcccagtgtttgctggcattcaagcaacatccgttctttatctctctgtgttatcctcaggagagtgatatcattcattgtaacatggttgaaataggggaatttaattacggggacattcagaggtggctgtttgcctgtggctgaaaagaaatgctccccgcagttagccatgTGGTatgcgggggcgggagggggggcggcattggcgctgagctgtttgcgtttggctagcagggatcttccctgataccagccacacggtggggtgaggggtaaagcaatcatcccagagaattggatgggggtgggggagggttagtttggtttctgctgctgcacgttaatgggaaaactgcagcactaaatggccaactcaacgtgctttgcttggtatgggagaggagggcgctgctgttatgaaggttgcagaagccaaaagactatggcttaccatggccgcctgcaagccaaattctgttgtctGGCACTGCGTATGTGATCTCTGataccaaagccgcaggcactcaatataagatgcaaaatgcgaccttgtaccaaaatcacatatGCTATGTGATGTGAATAgcgttgttcaccgtgaaagagtatagccattgttctgtaaaatgtatctttttaaatacttcgctccctttttttcctccagcagctgcaaatgtttcaagcctccctcctccgtcccaaaggctatctcatatgaggcggcgaaaaaaacgcacgtgcgatgaaatgttctctgagctcatgcagtcgtctggcactgacagagctcagcagaatgtgtggaaggacacaatagcagagtacaggaaagtggccaatgaacgtgaggagaggtggcggcaggaagatcagaggaggcatgaggcaacgctggggctactgcaggatcaaacggacatgctccggcgtctggtggaggttcatgaacggcagcaggatcacagactgctgctgcagcccctgtttaaccgccctccctcctccccaagttccatagcctcctcacccagatgcccaagaatgcgggaggggaggctccgggcacccaaccactccaccccagtggacagcccaagcaacagaaggctgccattcaacaagttttgaagtggccttttccttccctcctaccctcctcccacaccccatccgggctaccttgtgagttatctccctatttttataatcaattaataaagaatacatggttttttaaatgatagcgactttatttcctttgcaagcaagctgtgatcaaaggggggagggcggttggcttacagggaatttagaggcaaccaagggggcgggttttcatcaaggagaaacaaacataagtgtcacacagtaccctggccagtcatgaaactggttttccgAGGTTCTCAGATGCgcaccgcttcctgctgtgcccttctaacagccctggtgtctgggtgcgcatattcagcggccaggcgatctgcctcaacctcccaccccgccataagcgtctcccccttactctcacagagattgcggagcacacagcaagcagcaataacaatgggaacattggttttgctgaggtctgagcaagtcagtaaactgtgaCAGCGACCCTTTaaaagtccaaatgcacattctaccaccattctgcacttgctcagcctatagttgaacatctcctgactactgtccagggtgcctgtgtacggcttcatgagccagggcattaaggggtaggctgggtccccaaggataactataggcatttcaacatcccgaacaattattttctggtctaggaagtaaatctcttcctgcagccgtttaaacagaccagagttcctgaagacgcgagcgtcatgaacctttcctggccatcccacgttgatgggatcccacagacataggtgagaggtttttcacaggagtggtgggtgaaattctgtggcctgcgttgtgcaggaggtcagactggatgatcataatggtcccttctgacctaaatatctatgaatctatgttggtgaaacatcccttgctctctgacagtcaccattgcagggacattttcactaggttctgttggcaaaatgttctgaaaaggctcattgccattgtgagaatgcttgctatccaaaacctagcactgcgtggcacttcagatcagctgtatgtgccaaacaatggaaacttccttaaaattgtggagctgatggctgagtttgattcTGTACTCCAGTAGCATCTAAGAAGaatcaccacccaagaaatgtacacacaccattaccttggaaaaacaattcaaaatgagatcatacagttactggcaacaaaagccaaacagaagattgtggcagatctgaagtcagtaagatattactctgttattttggactgcacacctgacttCAGCCATagggaacaaatgactttaatggtgtgttttgtaacaacagaacttagtgaaaatgtccctgcaatggtgactgtcagagagcattttctagaatttactgacatttatgatactacaggagctggtatgacaaatgtgcttcttaaaaagctggaagatacgtgAATTGCAAtcgctgacatgagaggtcaggcctacgataatggtgccaacatgagaggaaagaacagaggagtgcagacacggatctgagagttaaaccctctaGCTTTTTtagtcccatgcagttctcattcattgaacttggttgtcagtgatgcagcatcagcttctagtgaggctgctgaattttttaatgtaattcaaagcatttatgtatttttctctgcatcaactcatggATGGCAagttttgaagcaacatctgggaacatcctctctttcactgaaaccactgagtgccacacgatgggaaagtcgagtggaggcaataacgcctatcaaacaccaaattaaGAAGATAGATGATGCTATAGTTGCCATTATGggggataatgctatgacaggaactgttcgtgggagaacagtggcagagggaaatggaatcaccagaaacatacataacttcacatttctgtgtggcttagtgttgtggaaTGAcgtactgtttgaaataaatgttgtaagcaagagacttcatggtgttgaccttgatatatctggagcaactggacaaagcaaagtcatacctacagtcttaccggtcagatgagggatttcaaaacattctgaagagtgcacagaagttgatggaggaacttcacactgaaggtATTTTCCCACCAATTCAAGAACACAAGAATCAtcaaagaagaagacattttgattacgaggcacgggataatcccataaaagaccccaaacaacaattcaaagttgaattcttgaatcaggtgctagattgtgcaattcGGTCAGTTGAAGAAactttcatgcagctcaaggaacacagcagtatatctgggatgttgtatgatattccaaaactcctcactatacctgaagaaggcctacaccagcaatgcaggtgtcagggttccttccccactctgaactccagggtacagatgtggggacctgcatgaaagaccccctaagcttattcttaccagcttaggttaaaaacttccccaaggtacaaactttgccttgtccttgaacagtatgctgccatcaccaagcgttttaaacaaagaacagggaaagagacaacttggagacgtcttcccccaaaatatcacctccaaaccctacaccccctttcctggggaaggcttgataataatcctcaccaactggtacaggtgaacataGACACAgttcttggatcttaagaacaatgaaaaatcaatcaggttcttaaaagaagaatttcaattaaggaaaaggtaaaacaatcacctctgtaaaatcaggatggtaaataccttacagggtaatcagattcaaaacatagagaatccctctaggcaaaacctttagtgccagcgaggttactttagcttcttaaccctttacaggtgaaagagttttgcctctggccaggagggattttatagcactgtaacagaaaggtggttacccttccctttatatttatgacagcagggcactagagacagtgttgacacatgatgacatgcgcgatattgatgcgagtgatttaggtgatgaactgaaagccctttcaagacaCATtccagcaggatcaactccaaaggctgttctggaatatatgtgcacaaataagatgaccaccctctttccaaatgcttttattgctctgtgcatacttctaacactttctgtaacagttgccagtggagactGCAGCTTCTCcgagctgaagttaataaaaacatatctacactccacaatgacacaggagaagttggtcggccttgcaaccatctcaataaagcatgagctggcccagactgtggaccttcaccaggaagcagttcaaatctttgcaaacaagaaggcatggaaagcaccactttgattattcaaacagataaaaatgccagtgtttactatgcagacaagaaaagttacatttcctGTTCAGGCGTTGGAAAgataagtgttacttaaaatttttgaacaaggcattttaagttgttagttctcctttattggagtaggtagcagagcagtaccacgagaggagtagaacaggaagaaggcagaattgagacctttcaaagttttggcccaagcgagtgggcatgggggcatcatttgagctccccacctcaggtgccaaaatgttgtgggccggccctgcctcTTGGGTAGGTTTGCATACATGTACTGTTCAGGCTAGGTTTTCCAGAGACTAGAAGACAAACGAAGGGCTTTTAGTATAAAAGGATGGTCTTGAACTGACCTCAtggccttctttctgatctagCAGACAGACAGGACCTTTTGTCCAATGGAGGGCCCCCCTAACCCTTGTGGAGGGGTTGGAAAGACCATGGTCTATTAAGACCCTAAAGACTGATGGGTTACTCCTGCCAAGCTTTTAGCATATGTGTAGAAacttttagtgtttttttttgtgtgtttcctctaatgtttttaccttaagaataaatgtgcttgcttagaaagtgCTGTGTGTAACTTGTAACTGCTAGCATATACTGTTTATAGCCCTCAGGCAGGAAGCAAAACACAGGCACTGGCCTTTagacagactggcttgctggggatatcacaatgTAAGGCAGGGAGATGTGCAGCTTTAAAACTCCtagtcagaagggagtgggacaagGGTCCCTGTCCAGAGACAGGTGACATCAGGAGACCTGACAACCCTGGGAGCGGACCACAGAGGGGTAATACAGGTGCAGTTAGCCTGAAACTGTGACACTAATAATGTGTTAACAAATGGGTGTTCGGACCTAAGTCTGCCATTGGCATTTCAGGCCCAAGTCTGTTAAAGCTCTAGTCaacataattttgtttttaaactaaagaCTACAAATAGTAAATGTCTGTAAACCAGCTTCTTTAACAATTCAGCATTGGCCTGATTTATCTCACAGTTAGTTCTTGGTAATTAATGGGCTTTTCTGATAAGCTATTTGTTTGCTTAATCTTGGCAGTCTATTTACAGTTAGGTATCCAAAGATAAATTTACTTGGCAGCCTGTCACTACTTGTTCTGGTGCATCAGCTCTGTcatttggacattttaaaaaggtGTCTGTATGTCTCAAGTATGAACAGCAACTCAGCTGATATCCTGTGAATATACATCCCTCTTGTATAGAGCCTTCTAATTAGCAACATGAACGTTCAGCACAGATTCTAGAAAACTAGAAAAGTTGCATattaaaatatctttatttttacAGACTTTGTAGCATTGAGCCCAGGATTTATAGTAATTCTTACAAAGATGCAGTCTACAAGGGTTTAAAATTGATGTATGGTGCATCATCCTCTTCTTTCAGAGTGGTTTTATTATATATCCTTTAACATAAAGTTGTATTTTTAGATGTAATTATTCACTATTAAGGACCACTTTGCAACGTAAATCAAATTATTCATATGAGGACAAAGGATTTTAGTTTAGTCAGCCGATTCTGCTTTCTTTCAGTGCAGATTATGCAAACACAACTTGCCTGGATTCTTTGATCTAGTTCCATGCTTCAATAATATAGTTTTGGTTATTTAAGGTTGTGAGGACAGACAGTAACTAAGCCACCTAAGTAGTAACTGG includes:
- the LOC140905952 gene encoding uncharacterized protein codes for the protein MPEEFADGEDEEEEDELEESTQHTILPDSQELFITLTEVPSQPNKAREGTSAAANVSSLPPPSQRLSHMRRRKKRTCDEMFSELMQSSGTDRAQQNVWKDTIAEYRKVANEREERWRQEDQRRHEATLGLLQDQTDMLRRLVEVHERQQDHRLLLQPLFNRPPSSPSSIASSPRCPRMREGRLRAPNHSTPVDSPSNRRLPFNKF